A region of Streptomyces sp. NBC_01750 DNA encodes the following proteins:
- a CDS encoding RidA family protein, whose amino-acid sequence MTEKITRINPEQLHETPGYHHITVVEAGRTAYLAGQCPLDRNSDLVGSGSLETQVDQVVANALAALAAVSAQPEHVVRSVIYVRSDERDILGAAWRRLTESALGPAFTTASTLLGVAQLGFPGQLVEVDLTVALPD is encoded by the coding sequence ATGACTGAGAAGATCACCCGCATCAACCCCGAGCAGCTGCATGAGACACCCGGCTACCACCACATCACCGTGGTGGAGGCAGGCCGTACCGCCTATCTGGCGGGGCAGTGCCCGCTTGATCGGAATAGTGACCTCGTCGGTTCCGGTTCCCTCGAGACGCAGGTCGACCAGGTTGTCGCGAACGCGCTCGCTGCCCTGGCAGCGGTGAGTGCCCAGCCTGAACATGTGGTGCGGTCAGTGATCTACGTGCGGAGCGATGAGAGGGACATCCTCGGAGCCGCATGGCGTCGGCTCACCGAGTCTGCCCTGGGTCCGGCGTTCACCACCGCCAGCACGCTCTTGGGCGTCGCCCAGCTGGGCTTTCCGGGACAGCTCGTCGAGGTGGATCTCACCGTGGCGCTGCCTGACTGA